A region of the Plasmodium sp. gorilla clade G2 genome assembly, chromosome: 9 genome:
ATTGAAAATCTGGGGcgtaataatcataataatcattTAAACTAATTTGATCAGGCATTTCATGATGTTTATTTAAAACAACCCCAGTTTCATATGCCCAACATCTAGATACATTACGTATAGTATAACCACCACCACCTAAAACAAGTAAaggtatattatatgatcTTACATGTTCTACACATTTTGCATGACCTTTAATAGTTAAATTAAATCTTCCTAATCGATCACCTGTTAAACTATCAGCACCACATTGAATAATAATTGCTCCTGGTCTATATGATTGAACACATTTGTCTATTACCACTTTAAATAAATCTACAAAAGCTTCATCAGTCATACCATCATTTAAAGGTACATTTACACTATAATACTTTCCATGATTAACACCTACATCTGTTATATCCCCAGTACCTGGGAAATAATCACCAAATTTATGAAAAGATACTGTCATAACACGATGGGTTACATAAAAAGCTTCTTCTACACCATCTCCATGATGTACATCAATATCTATATACATGACACGTGCatgatattttaataattctagAATACCCAACactatatcatttatataacaaaatccGCTAGCTTCAGACATTTTAGCATGATGCAATCCTCCTGACCAATTCACACATATGTCAGCACAATGATGATTTAATTTTGAAGCTCCATCTATTGAAGCTCCAGCACATGACTGTTGGAATTGAAAGAGACCATCAAATACAGGACAATCTGTTGCTTCTCCTACATTAAATCTTTTTAATTGATATGTAAATTCTCGATAATTTTCTAAAGAtattgatgataaaaaatctATGTATTCATAATCATGAAATAACGTTAACTCATTTACATCACTTTTATGAGGCCTATACActtccatatatttatataaattatatgatacTATTAAAGAATGGGTCATACGTATTCGTTGAGGCTTCATAGGATGACCTGCTCCATAATAATAACTACCTATATCTGGGTCATGGAAATACGCAACCTTTTTTCTATTagacattttttattattcaattgtcacttttattaaaatattcaacataaaaaaaatatatttacttgtaaattaaatatatacaaatatatataaatataaataaatatcttATATGTTgtgtgatatattatatgtcatatatatgaaatataaaaaatatataatatatatatatatatatatatatattatattttaataaaaaaaaaggaattgatatttttatttctactTTTAGCTAgctattaatataaatatttttttttttttttttttttttttt
Encoded here:
- a CDS encoding histone deacetylase; this encodes MSNRKKVAYFHDPDIGSYYYGAGHPMKPQRIRMTHSLIVSYNLYKYMEVYRPHKSDVNELTLFHDYEYIDFLSSISLENYREFTYQLKRFNVGEATDCPVFDGLFQFQQSCAGASIDGASKLNHHCADICVNWSGGLHHAKMSEASGFCYINDIVLGILELLKYHARVMYIDIDVHHGDGVEEAFYVTHRVMTVSFHKFGDYFPGTGDITDVGVNHGKYYSVNVPLNDGMTDEAFVDLFKVVIDKCVQSYRPGAIIIQCGADSLTGDRLGRFNLTIKGHAKCVEHVRSYNIPLLVLGGGGYTIRNVSRCWAYETGVVLNKHHEMPDQISLNDYYDYYAPDFQLHLQPSNIPNYNSPEHLSRIKMKISENLRHIEHAPGVQFSYVPPDFFNSDIDDESDKNQYELKDDSGGGRAPGTRAKEHSTTHHLRRKNYDDDFFDLSDRDQSIVPY